Proteins found in one Epinephelus fuscoguttatus linkage group LG4, E.fuscoguttatus.final_Chr_v1 genomic segment:
- the LOC125887573 gene encoding putative nuclease HARBI1: MTIIDLVARWPGSTHDARILRESALYQDFEAGRVTGLLLGDSGYPLKRWLMTPLIAPRTAQEHNYNMKHASTRNIVERCIGVLKRRFHCLHGEMRMHPERVCVVIAAAAVLHNICIKKRIPLPRQEDVVPEVDENPAPAIPEDISGRLARNHIINNL, encoded by the exons ATGACCATCATCGACCTCGTAGCAAGGTGGCCTGGGTCGACCCATGATGCCCGCATCCTGAGAGAAAGTGCCCTGTATCAGGACTTTGAGGCAGGGAGAGTGACTGGTCTTCTCCTCGGAGACAGTGGATACCCACTGAAGCGGTGGTTAATGACCCCTCTCATCGCACCGAGAACAGCACAAGAGCACAACTACAACATGAAGCACGCATCGACAAGAAATATTGTGGAGCGATGCATCGGGGTGCTCAAACGGAG GTTTCACTGCCTCCACGGTGAAATGAGAATGCATCCTGAGCGTGTCTGTGTTGTCATTGCTGCTGCCGCGGTGCTACACAACATTTGCATCAAAAAGAGGATCCCTCTTCCGAGGCAAGAAGACGTGGTGCCGGAGGTGGATGAGAACCCTGCTCCTGCAATCCCTGAAGATATCAGCGGACGACTTGCCCGCAACCATATAATCAATAACTTGTAG